One Glycine max cultivar Williams 82 chromosome 8, Glycine_max_v4.0, whole genome shotgun sequence genomic window, taataatatgtatacaatttttaataataatatttttattatttttagtctttttttataaaaaaaatacactcaaaaacgatttttagtaaaaacgtcgtcttagaatgttcaaaatttttaattttttttgttaaaaaaaagacacTTTAAGATGATTATctgaaaaatcatattaaaaagtcTATTTCTTAAGATGGCTTTtagaaaaatcatcttaaaatcctcatcaaattttaaattttatttatttaaaaaataatcctaagatggttctttcaaaaactattttagaattttcaattattttaatttttttaaaaatacattctaagactaTTTCTTTACAAAACAGTCTTAGAAGGGgacaaaatcatcttaaaaaaatatcgttttaagacgattttttgaaaatcttGACTTTCATTGATGTTTACTTTAAAAACAGTTTTAAACTATCTTTGAATATGCTTTATAACAAACTTTGTATGTTGTTTTTGCAGTAATGTTATTTGAAgacaaatttgaaaatcattaaaaGTTGATATTAAACAAGAGTTGAAAACTATCATTAAAAACATTCAAGAACTACCATTAAAGGacatttttgtagtagtgtgggTTGAGTCAACCCATATTTTATAAGGGCATAATTTTTTGAAGTCTAGAGAGGTTTGGCTGAAAACCAATATTGGTCTAACATTCCATTATTGATTACTTTAGTTTAGAgatgttttgtaaaaaaaaataaaaatgtaccaCATAAGTATGATTCTCGATCATTATGATGATAATTATGATTCAtaggaataattaaaatatatttatgttgcaataaatatttttgggaatatttatataagatttttGGGAGTCAAATATtaatgtgttatttttattaaaaatttaaatgtttatcaaattaagtgattgaaCAAGAGTAATAtgaaaaactataattttatatatcacaataaaaatagatttaacCGGAGAAAGTTAGATTCTTACATCTTATTATGAGAATGTTTTAtggaaaattcaattaaaaaaaattaatgtttatgtACGGACGTTATAATTTTACAACGTTACTAGTAATACATACGTCACTAGTAATGCATCATTGTtgaagataattaattttaaaagttaataaatttgtcatatattatgaattgtataaaattttttagataaaaattatagaattaaaTGTTCTCGCATTTATTGATAGTTTATTCGTGTTCCTACTActtttttacttataatttacataaaaatattaagtcaAAGTGACTAATTTCACTTAAATCTAAgttcttaatttttatcaatataatcaatgattaaaaaatgaaaaaaaaaattggatcttaatctataaataaaagatcGGACTACATACAATCACGGTAATATCTGAGAATTGTGtccaatttttaaataatataacttgGTTAAGCCTTCgtgcataattatttttttcattcaaaaatattattgaaagcattaaattccttaaaatgatttttaaaatatacatacCAATGGTAAGAATTTAAGATTCCCAACCTGAAATTTAAGAGATTAAAGAATATCCTTACGAAACTCCTCCTTAAGAGAGGAAATATAGTCATTGGCTTCAAAAAGTTGAAAGCAGAAAAGAATACATATGTTCATAATCTCTTCCCCAACATAGGAGATCGAGTTATTGTTGCAATAAACGAAAACACGCCCAACAATGGAGACATGCACAGCACATCGGCTGAGGAGGGAGTAAGCAAAAGCATAAGAACACATAAAATAGCTTGACCGACGCGATCACTACCTATCAATCTTATGGCAATTCCTTAAAAAGCTACCTTTATTAGCACATCGGTTGGGTATACCACCGGGAGGAACTCTGGCCCCACACCGACGATAACCATTGATAGTCGTACACAAGAAGGCTGCAGATTTGAGTGTATCAAAAACGACTTTATTGGCTCCTCCAGCGAGGATTCTGCGGAAGTGGGAGCTGGAGATGGTGGGAAGAAGCTCTGAGTCCAAGCGGTGGACGTTGTTGAGGCAGTCTTCTACGGAGCCATCGCACACAGAACTCTCAGAAGCAGTGTCCGTGTCATTGGACTTGGACAGTTCAGCTGCAATGCTGAGATGTGCGTGGAGCCAAATCACCATAACCCACATCAGGAAACGCCTGCCTGATCCTCGCTTCTTCATGTCTATGCTTCTCCTTGATACAACTTGTAACAGATatattttctcaaattaaatTCAACACTCTATAATATCCACacttatgatatatatatgtatatacatattgGGAGAAGGTGATAtgagtattttattattagaggtgagagaaaaataacaatccttacatcaaaataaattcagatttaattactaattaaattaCTATCTAATTCTCTCACCTCTcctaataaaacatttatctAAGCTCATATGTCATATATAAACTATACCCTAGTACAGCTGCGCATTACATAGCGTCGGCAGtgcaaatttatattattattaataagctACCTACTATCTAACTTTCACATGTACGTCTTTAATTTGTGTCATTTTCAACATGTGAAGTGGGGTGACACAATACTAGAAGAGACAACTTTTTACGATTTATAAACAGTGTCTTTCCTTTGGATTTTTGGCTATACTAAAATAAGTGGAATGTATCTTAGAAGATAAAATTAACAAgtaaatttatgattaattttagattttattgaatatatatttaattttattataattttctttactgaataattttattataacttttaatgGTTGATCTTCTAACTAGTCATTTATagatgcattttattttataaagttcATCCGCTAACTTTAGAAGAGTCAatgcttcaaaaaaaaaaaaaactttagaagAGTAAAATCCTTGTTGTTTTTATGTCCTCTCCTTTATTCAACCACtttgatttcaagatttttttttattatgttaagtTGATGAGATAATTTTAGCTAAGTTAGAAGATAGCAAAcaatctaattttattatttgtagagACTCAATTAATAGTGCATCCCAATTTTTAGAATTAATGaaattggtaatttattttaaaaatgttaaatgttaaaaaagagtttttatttGTAAGATATTACTATGAGTTTATCATACTCACATgttcaaacaattaaataaaatctttgataaagaaatatttaatatgtttaAACTTTTGCATATCAtcactaaaaaataactataaaattcactttttgatacaatttataagccctttaattatcttataataaaattaaaatttaattttgatataccgataataaaactttattttatgttcaaagttcaaacagtgcaacaaaaataaaaaataaaaaatcactcgAGATATTTTTGCCGTGCTTGAAATTTCCACACAGCTAGTACATTGACAAGTCGCAACCaagtccaataaaaaataattaataataataataataataataataataataagaagaagaagaagaaagcaagcAAGCATAGACTTGAAGTCTCCgctaactttaaaaaaaaaaaaaaaatagacatgaaCCATTCGTTGATTAATAGTGTTTGAGGTCTCTGTTCTGCTACTATGTGGTGCTTGGATTACAATCCATGGAAAAAACTTGCACTGGATTTGCTTTAGGAGCTATCCTCCTCCACCTGCTGTTGTTGTCCCTCCCTAACCTTTCCATAGCAGAGGTTACTGTTTATAGTCCCGATGAGATCTTCAGCATCGGTTGTGGCTCATCCATCAATTCGTCCACACCGGACGGTCGGAACTGGATTGGAGACAGCAACACCAAACTCCTTCATGATAGCCAGAACACAGTTGCAGCTCCTGCGCTAACACCATCTACACAACAGGGCCCTTACACCTATGCTCGTCTCTCTCACTCCCAATTCACTTACTCCTTCCCTGTCTCCACCGGCCCAAAGTTCCTTCGCCTCTTCTTCCGCTCAACTTCATACCAAAACTTTGATCCCCCCAAAGCCTATTTTTCAGTCAAATCTGGCCCATACACCCTCCTTAAAGATTTCAATGCTTCCCTCAATGCTGATGCTGACGACGAGCCTGGCGAATACTTGTTCAGAGAGTATTGCATCCACCTTGAAGATGGTAAGAGGCTCAACATAACCTTCATACCGACAACCATAGATTCGTACGCTTTCATCAATGGAATCGAGATTGTTTCAATGCCCTCCTATCTCTACTACACCAATCCTGATGTCGTCGACAGCGCTGGATTGCCTCAACTCGTTGGCCTCACGAACCCAATTCCCATTGAAAACAACTATGCTTTGGAGACGAAGTATCGGTTAAGAGTTGGAGACGCAGAAATCCCTGCCTCACAGGACACTGGTATGCTCAGAAGCTGGGATGTGGATAACAAATATGTAACTAGTCAAAGTGTACTATCTCTAGATATTGACACTATAACTAAGCTGAGATTCACGAAGACTACTCCTAACTATACGGCACCAGACCAAGTGTATCGATCCTTAAGGAATATGGGACCTGATAGCTCTAAGAACTTGAGGTTCAACCTCACATGGCAGCTTCCCATTGATTCTGGCTTCACCTACTTGCTAAGGTTACACTTTTGCGAGCTTGACCCGGGGGTTAACAAGCCTGGTGACCTGAGCTTCTACATCTTCGTTCATGATCAGTTGGTTGAAGACTGGGCAGATGTTCTCGGTTGGAGCGATGAACAGAAGGGTGTCCCAGTGGTTAGACAGTATGCAGTTTTCATTCAAGGGAATCAGCATCAAAGGGCATATCTTTCACTCAAAATGCATCCTAACCCTACAAGCTTGGCCAAGGACGCAAAACTAAATGgaattgaacttttcaaaatCAACGACTCAACAGGTAATCTCGCCGGACCAAACCCAGACCCTCTTCGTGCACAAACCCCCGAGGTTCCCCATCATAGCTCAGAGAAGAAAAGCAACGGCACCACGAGAACCCTATTTGCCGCCATCGCAGGTGCAGTTTCCGGAGTTGTTTTGCTCTCCCTTATTGTCGTTTTCTTCCTCGTCAAACGCAAGAAGAACGTCGCCGTTGACGACAAAAAAGAAGGAACTTCTCGCGGAAGTGGCTCATCATCGCTACCAACCAACCTCTGCCGTTATTTCTCAATTGCAGAAGTAAGAGCTGCCACCAACAACTTCGACAAACTCTTCATGGTTGGAGCGGGAGGCTTCGGCAACGTGTACAAAGGCTACATCGACGACGGTGCAACATGTGTCGCAATCAAAAGGCTCAAACCCGGTTCTCAGCAAGGTAAACAGGAGTTCGTGAACGAGATCGAAATGCTGTCTCAACTTCGCCATCTCAATCTTGTTTCCCTCGTCGGTTACTGCAACGAGAGCAATGAGATGATACTCGTTTACGAATTCATAGATCGTGGAACCCTCCGTGAGCATATCTACGGCACCGATAACCCTTCTCTTTCATGGAAGCACAGGCTTCAGATATGCATAGGTGCTTCACGAGGACTGCATTATCTGCATACAGGTGCGAAGCACATGATCATTCACCGTGACGTCAAGAGCACCAACATCTTGTTGGATGAAAAATGGGTAGCCAAGGTTTCAGACTTCGGGTTATCCCGAATCGGGCCCATTGGTTCTTCAATGACTCATGTAAGCACTCAGGTGAAAGGTAGCATTGGATATTTAGACCCAGAATATTACAAACGACAGCGTTTGACTGAGAAATCAGATGTATACTCCTTTGGGGTGGTGCTCTTGGAGGTATTGTCTGGGAGGCAGCCTTTGCTCCGTACGGTGGAGAAGCAACAGGTGTCACTGGTTGATTGGGCTAAGCATCTCTATCACAAGGGTTCTCTGGGTGCGATTGTGGATGCAAAACTGAAGGGCCAGATAGCACCTCAGTGTTTGCATAGGTTTGGTGAGGTTGCTTTGAGCTGTTTGCTTGAGGATGGGACCCAGCGACCTTCGATGAACGATGTCGTTGGGGTGTTGGAGTTTGTACTGCAGCTTCAGGATAGTGCTGTTAATGGAGTGGTGCCTTTGGTTGTGAGTGGTGAGGATTATGAAGACAGTGAGGACATGTTTAGCAGTACCCACAGTAGTATGCAACTTTCGGATCATAGTAACAGCACTGGATTGAACACCACAAGCTATGGGAGTAAGGAATCTGACAGGTTGATGATCGTCCCGAAGAATGTTTTCTCTGAGATTAATGATCCCAAGGGACGATGAGGTTACTGTTCAAGTTCAGGTTGAGTTTGGTGTTTAAAGTTCCCGGAGAATGTTAATTAcatattatttcaaattagaTAAACTTAGAAATGTTTGGAGATGTCTATGTAAAAATCTGTAAGTGCTTGGAAATATTTAGAAGTGGATATGAATAAGGAAGTTATTTGAAATAAGAATGTctacttaaatatatattttggaatcaagaaagtttcagttcttttcttttttaataaactttccTTCTTTCAGTAGAGTGATATGACAGTTAGGACTGTAATAGTTAGAGATAAAAATATTGAGAGATGACaaggttttttttattccaaaggtggcattttttttaatattaccaAATGGGGCACATTTTGATTAAATACCCCTTCAAGGATAAGACATAAATGACATCACCACTTTGCATACACAAGTCAAGTTATAAAACTTTTTTCgacttcttaattttttattttattttaattgttctattagaagttgtaagaacttttataattttttcaaattttttcgtAGAGTACGTGTTTTACACAACATATGAGTAAAGACCATACATATTATTAATGAGATAAAATTCtactcaaaattattatatataacaaagtTCTTTATTCGAATAGTTAATACAAGCACATAATtgtacataaaaaatttaataatatttatttttacttgaaaatcttataatatcatttttaattagaaattgtttttgcataaaatatatatattttattaagagtttattaaatatatttttattacaagattttttttgccactttcaaatttttttctactttattacaggataatttttaattacttaaataatatcataagtcatatcagttttaattttttacataatatgtagtaacaataaaatgtattttttgttacaaaatcaattttaaattacttactaAATAAACTTTTTCTTCAAGTATTTCACAAAAGTACATATTAAAGACTCAatcatatcataaatt contains:
- the LOC100780709 gene encoding uncharacterized protein, coding for MKKRGSGRRFLMWVMVIWLHAHLSIAAELSKSNDTDTASESSVCDGSVEDCLNNVHRLDSELLPTISSSHFRRILAGGANKVVFDTLKSAAFLCTTINGYRRCGARVPPGGIPNRCANKGSFLRNCHKIDR
- the LOC100781248 gene encoding receptor-like protein kinase FERONIA, with amino-acid sequence MEKTCTGFALGAILLHLLLLSLPNLSIAEVTVYSPDEIFSIGCGSSINSSTPDGRNWIGDSNTKLLHDSQNTVAAPALTPSTQQGPYTYARLSHSQFTYSFPVSTGPKFLRLFFRSTSYQNFDPPKAYFSVKSGPYTLLKDFNASLNADADDEPGEYLFREYCIHLEDGKRLNITFIPTTIDSYAFINGIEIVSMPSYLYYTNPDVVDSAGLPQLVGLTNPIPIENNYALETKYRLRVGDAEIPASQDTGMLRSWDVDNKYVTSQSVLSLDIDTITKLRFTKTTPNYTAPDQVYRSLRNMGPDSSKNLRFNLTWQLPIDSGFTYLLRLHFCELDPGVNKPGDLSFYIFVHDQLVEDWADVLGWSDEQKGVPVVRQYAVFIQGNQHQRAYLSLKMHPNPTSLAKDAKLNGIELFKINDSTGNLAGPNPDPLRAQTPEVPHHSSEKKSNGTTRTLFAAIAGAVSGVVLLSLIVVFFLVKRKKNVAVDDKKEGTSRGSGSSSLPTNLCRYFSIAEVRAATNNFDKLFMVGAGGFGNVYKGYIDDGATCVAIKRLKPGSQQGKQEFVNEIEMLSQLRHLNLVSLVGYCNESNEMILVYEFIDRGTLREHIYGTDNPSLSWKHRLQICIGASRGLHYLHTGAKHMIIHRDVKSTNILLDEKWVAKVSDFGLSRIGPIGSSMTHVSTQVKGSIGYLDPEYYKRQRLTEKSDVYSFGVVLLEVLSGRQPLLRTVEKQQVSLVDWAKHLYHKGSLGAIVDAKLKGQIAPQCLHRFGEVALSCLLEDGTQRPSMNDVVGVLEFVLQLQDSAVNGVVPLVVSGEDYEDSEDMFSSTHSSMQLSDHSNSTGLNTTSYGSKESDRLMIVPKNVFSEINDPKGR